The Engystomops pustulosus chromosome 9, aEngPut4.maternal, whole genome shotgun sequence genome includes a window with the following:
- the LOC140077112 gene encoding uncharacterized protein isoform X3, translating into MDSTKDAVKITKITSNFSEIDSNIALHVHFSGAEVTIEWEVDDAIKPLRYRLMDNNRTLIIQRLKEEDIKRKLVVRLKNPISEDLAEYHLEIQGKRPARTHLPATLALFIPTIVIVLLFYQQLKKNNLTKKLLFNGESEISLSNRQSEGSKHRTYDCSSCCTWRNPSAVPVYAEHFMRQQL; encoded by the exons ACgcagtaaaaattacaaaaatcacCAGCAACTTCAGTGAAATAGACTCCAACATAGCACTGCATGTCCATTTCTCTGGGGCTGAAGTCACTATTGAATGGGAAGTGGATGATGCCATAAAACCTCTGAGATACCGCCTCATGGACAACAACAGGACTCTGATCATTCAGAGGCTAAAGGAAGAAGATATTAAGAGAAAATTGGTGGTTCGATTGAAAAACCCTATAAGTGAGGACCTGGCTGAGTATCACCTTGAGATTCAAG ggaAAAGACCTGCAAGAACTCATCTACCAGCAACTTTAGCGCTTTTTATTCCTACTATTGTTATTGTTCTCCTTTTTTATCAG CAATTGAAGAAAAATAATCTGACAAAGAAATTACTGTTCAATGGAGAATCGGAAATTTCCTTATCAAACAGGCAAAGTGAAGGATCGAAGCATCGGACATATGACTGTTCCTCTTGCTGTACCTGGAGAAATCCTTCTGCTGTTCCCGTATATGCTGAACATTTTATGAGACAACAGCTATAA